A window of Chrysiogenia bacterium contains these coding sequences:
- a CDS encoding nucleoside deaminase, translating into MDKFLQAAIEEARKGLDEGGIPIGSVIVNEGRIIGRGHNRRVQQGSAILHGEMDAFENAGRQSAQVYRESVLYTTLSPCSMCSGAILLYGIPKVVVGENRTFLGEEELLHSRGVVVEVLQEPACIELMENFIAANPELWNEDIGV; encoded by the coding sequence ATGGACAAATTTCTGCAAGCTGCCATCGAAGAGGCCCGCAAGGGCCTGGACGAGGGCGGGATTCCCATTGGATCGGTGATCGTGAATGAGGGGCGCATCATCGGCCGCGGACACAATCGCCGGGTTCAGCAGGGCAGCGCCATCCTGCATGGCGAGATGGACGCCTTCGAAAATGCCGGACGTCAGAGCGCGCAGGTCTATCGCGAGTCGGTGCTCTACACCACGCTCTCCCCGTGCTCCATGTGCAGCGGGGCGATTCTTCTGTATGGCATTCCCAAAGTCGTAGTCGGGGAAAACAGGACCTTTCTGGGAGAGGAAGAACTGCTTCACTCTCGCGGCGTCGTTGTCGAGGTGTTGCAAGAGCCTGCCTGCATCGAGCTGATGGAGAACTTCATTGCCGCCAACCCGGAACTCTGGAACGAGGACATCGGCGTCTGA